The genomic window tcctctgccattGATGACCTCATCAAAGAGGTGAGGCCTCACCTTGGCTGCAGGTGGAGTGCTTGGCTCAAGCTGTCAGCTCGAGCTCTGCCTGCCCAAAATTCCATCTGCAAAGCCGCAGTGCAGGATGTGCAGCTCGTTCGGCTGAGCCAGCGCCAGGACACGGTTCTGATGTTGGCTCCTGCTTTCCGTGAGCAtccagctggggatggagcctggcacagctctgtgcccctTGTCACACCTGGCTGCTTCCCTCGGTGGCTCCTGAGGGTCTTATTAAATGTTCAGCATGGCCAATGCCACACTTGATCTTTCCAACCTCCAAAAATTGGTTGGCATTGCTGTTTGGGCTCTCCCCGAGTGCCTTGCTGGAGGCATCAAACCTGCTCTGATGCCGGTGtctgctgtcccacagccctCCTGCGTGGATGAGTACCTGGGGATCATCAAGAGGAGCCCCTCACCCCCCCAGGAGACCTGCAGGAACCCCCCAATACCTGACTGGTGggtgcagcagcccagccctggtAAGTAGCCAACAGCTTTTGTGGTATTTGGGAGATTTCTGGGGCAGGAAAAATCTTCCTGTGCGGAGATCCGGAACGGGGAGCGGTTTATTTTATCTTCCTTATTAAGAAGAATGGAGGAATCCAGCTGGGAGCTTTTGCTGGCATTTCCtgtgtgggagctgggaaattTGGGACAGAAAGTGAGTGGGCTGGTGGGGGGAACTGGGAGatttgggagctgggaatgcaggCTCAGCTTGGCTCTCTGTGCCCACAGCGTTGCCCCTGATGAACGGATACTCCAGCTATGAGCAGTATCACTCAGGTAAGGCACCTCAcctggccagcagctgcccctcTCTCTCTGTGGTGGCAGGAGGTGGCTCTGACTCTGTCCCCCACCTTGAGGGAGGCTTTGATTTGGCTTTaggaggtgctgcagcctcctgatTATCCACTTTTCCATGCTGGGATGAATCCTGCCTGGTGGTGAGGGAGCAGAGAACATTTGTTTGGGATGCTGGGATCAGCCTTTGGAATGGGGGGGATCCCCCCATGGCCTGGAGGGAGTGTGGAGCAAAGGCAGGAAGAAGAGGTTAATTTATTTCATGGCCATAAACTAAACCACCAGAAGTTCCACCTTAACAGGAGGAAGAACTTCCCATGGGGGTTGTCAGGGTGTAGCTGCCCAGGGAATTGTGGAATTTCCCCCTCTGGAGACATCCCAACCCCACCTGGGcttgttcctgtgtcacctgctccaggtgaccctgcctgggcagggggcTTGGGCtgggtgatctccagaggtcccttccaaccccaaccattccatgatcctgcAATACTGGGAGCTCTCACTTGCTGGTCAGCCCTGGACCATGCTGGGGAAGATGTCCCTCCACCAAGACACAGTCACTCCcaggaaatttgggatttgggcATGGCGGTGAGGAGCAGCTTTGTCCTTTCCTGATGAGACGTGCCCGTCCATCACCTCCCAGGTTATTCCCAGATGGTGATCAGCTTCTACTACAGCGGGAGGCTGGTGGGCCACGTCAGCACCTCGTGCTCTGAGGGCTGCAGGATCAGCCTGGGGCAGCCCTTGGGCCATGGGGAGAAGCTCTACGCCCCCGATGCCCTGGAGCACGTCCGGTTCCCCTCGGCCGACGCCATCCAGAACGACCGGCAGAAGCAGATCACCAGGAAGCTCTTTGGGCACCTGGAGAGGGGTGTCCTCCTGCACAGCAACAAGCAGGGCATCTTCATCaagaggctgtgccagggcagggtctTCTGGAGCGGCAACACCATGGCCTACAAGGACAGGCCCAACAAACTGGACCGGGATGGGGTGGTGAAGATCTTTGACACCAACTTGTTCTTCCGAGGTTTGTAGCAGCCTCCTGCTTTTTGGTGTTGGGgcttctgctcttccctggggGAAATAAATCCCTGCATTGGGTGATTGGAGAGGATCAGCCAGCAGATGTGGTGGACAACCCTGGATGGCAGCGGTTTGGGGTTGGGAAACCTTCAGGAGGGGATGGGATAACAGGGATAGTCCCTATGGCTCTGGCCAGAAACttcctggaaaagctgaggCAATTCTGGGAATCCAAAATTCTGAGAATCCGGTTCTGGGACCCCAAAGCCTTGGGGACAATGCATGAAGGGTTTCTGGAGCTTGAACCCAGTGTGAGAGCCTCGTGTGTGGGGTTGAAAGGGCGGAACCTTTTTCCTTGCACCACTTTGAAGCCATCACTGCTGGGTTCCCAAGGGCTCTGGATGAGCAGGTGGCACTACCAGGCCTAGGAAGGAAAAATGTGCTGTTCTGGGTCATGTGGCAAATTCCAAAGTTGAATAGGAACCCACAGCTTCCTTGTGAAGTGTTTGATCCTGGGGATGTGTAACAAAGGCTGGCAGCCTCTGGAGGGCAAATTCCAAGTTTTCCTGTGtccttgcagagctgcagcagtacTACAACAACCAGGGGCGCTTCCCAGACAGCAGAGTCATGCTGTGCTTCGGGGAGGAGTTCCCAGACGCGGTGCCACTGAGGTGTAAACTCATCCTTGTCCAGGTACGGGGGGCTGGGAGTAAAAGGGACCCAGACAAGGTGGGAattctgccagcagagctccagcccttGCAGCCACGGGGCATTTGGGTGCCTGGATTGGGGGTGGAAGTGTGGTGCTTGTCCACAGCACCTCCTGAGAGGTGCTTGGGCTGCTGCTGATCAAATTCCTGGAGCTGGGTTTGCAAATGAAACTCCCTAATGTCACAAGCTCTGTGGATGGGAGGGAAATCTTTAGTTTTCCTCCTGatcctgtgctggcactgggacttctgccttttccagtGGGAAATGGGGAAGCGAATCCCTGGAGTGATTTTAGGTGTAAGATCTGTCAGTGATGTGGCTGACAGCCGTGATtggcagcagtggggctgggaaaCCTTAGGAGGGTGAAGGAGAGGGTGGGATGTGGGGTCAGTCCTCATGGCTCTGGTCACAAACTTCTCcttggagaagctgcagcagttcTAGGATGGAAAAGGCTCAGGGCAGGGGGCTCCTGGAGCCTCTTGGGCAGCAGGGACGTGAcagggagggcacagggagTGTGTGGCATCCCCTCCTGAGCAAGCAGAGACCCAGCAGTTGTGTGAGGTCCTGTGAGGATTTTACAAGATCAGAGACCGGTCCTGTGCCTCCTGCACAACTTCTGACCTTGTCACTTCTCGCTGTCTTGGGTGTCTGCCCCAGTGGGTCACTCTGGATGAGCTGGGACATCGCCCAGCCTGTCCTTGCACCTCAGTAtccctgctggcaggagctcctggggctgctcctttATTCCTGGAGGTGCTTGTGgactcagagctgctgtcctggcaggacATGGCCACCTGTGCTCCGTGTCCCCCACCCCATCTCCACTGGATGGAGCAGCGGGAGACGTCCAAAGAGGACCTTCATCAATTCCTGACCTTCTTCTTCTGTCCCAGGTGGAGCAGCTGTACCTGAGGCAGGTGGTGGACgaggctgggaagagctgcagctccagccccatgCTCCCCATGGCTGAGGAGCCCCAGCACGAGCAGGGCTACCGCATCTTCCAGGATGTCTGCGCCACGCGGCCGCTCTTCCGCGAGAACCAGCAGATCGCAGTCTgagccctgctcccctcacagCCTGCTAGTCTGGGCTTATCCAGACCCGCCTTAGTCCCACGAGTGCCtaaaaatccctttcttttgttggattttattttattttggtttttttttttttttttttgaaagttgggttttgttctttgctgtttc from Parus major isolate Abel chromosome 11, Parus_major1.1, whole genome shotgun sequence includes these protein-coding regions:
- the IRF8 gene encoding interferon regulatory factor 8 — encoded protein: MCDRNGGRRLRQWLIEQIDSELYPGLIWENEQKSMFRIPWKHAGKQDYNQEVDASIFKAWAVFKGKFKEGDKAEPATWKTRLRCALNKSPDFEEVTDRSQLDISEPYKVYRIVPEEEQKCKAGIASGSSLNEVTEMDCSSSAIDDLIKEPSCVDEYLGIIKRSPSPPQETCRNPPIPDWWVQQPSPALPLMNGYSSYEQYHSGYSQMVISFYYSGRLVGHVSTSCSEGCRISLGQPLGHGEKLYAPDALEHVRFPSADAIQNDRQKQITRKLFGHLERGVLLHSNKQGIFIKRLCQGRVFWSGNTMAYKDRPNKLDRDGVVKIFDTNLFFRELQQYYNNQGRFPDSRVMLCFGEEFPDAVPLRCKLILVQVEQLYLRQVVDEAGKSCSSSPMLPMAEEPQHEQGYRIFQDVCATRPLFRENQQIAV